In Macadamia integrifolia cultivar HAES 741 chromosome 1, SCU_Mint_v3, whole genome shotgun sequence, a single window of DNA contains:
- the LOC122083256 gene encoding exocyst complex component EXO70A1-like isoform X2, which translates to MESPDNISMEVEAAEKLIRRWDSTASKEARERKIFGGGDRQELDRYLRAVDDVQRSMESVSVSGDASPGVGGGGGDPGKVNGATQIAMAHLEDGFRNILIIHTNPFEFDSLLAREPTAPANSILIMTTQKIMEEEEELQEGEGSISNSGSRTPSYRSTRSIREIDLIPSEAIYDLRSIAQRMVTAGYLRECIQVYATVRKSAIDASFRLLGIEKLSIGDIQRLEWDVLESKIRRWIRAAKVCVRIIFASEKQLCEQIFNGLSLTADDACFMETVKGPASELFNFADAISISHRSPEKLFKMLDLYDALSDLLPDVEAVFHSKSSESVLVQAVEIQSQLAEAVRRILSEFENAVRRETSKTPVPGGTIHPLTRYVMNYINLISDYKQTLLDLIVSVPSTTLRYSDDPTTPDLEFPEPENRSPLALHLLWIIVILESNLEGKSKLYKDDSLTHLFLMNNVHYIVQKMKGSPELREMIGDDYLRKLMGKFRQEAMSYQRSTWVRILHSLRDEGLHVSGAFSSGVSKTGLRERFKTFNALFEEAHRTQATWLVPNPQLREELRISILEKLIPAYRSFLGRFKSHIENGKHPEMYIKHSVEDLETAVLNFFEGYQLSQHHRRR; encoded by the exons ATGGAATCGCCTGACAACATCTCCATGGAGGTTGAAGCAGCGGAGAAGCTCATCCGCAGGTGGGACTCCACCGCATCAAAGGAGGCCAGGGAACGAAAGATTTTCGGTGGTGGCGATCGTCAGGAACTGGACCGTTACTTGAGGGCGGTCGACGATGTTCAACGGTCCATGGAATCCGTTTCAGTATCTGGAGATGCATCTCCCGGTgttggtggtggcggtggtgacCCTGGCAAGGTCAATGGTGCCACCCAGATTGCCATGGCTCATCTTGAAGATGGATTCCGTAACATCCTCATCATCCATACCAACCCATTTGAGTTTGACTCACTCCTAG CTCGAGAACCGACGGCTCCAGCGAATTCGATATTGATTATGACTACCCAGAAGataatggaggaggaggaggaa CTGCAAGAGGGGGAAGGAAGTATTAGCAACAGCGGGAGTCGTACTCCAAGCTACCGTTCCACTCGTAGTATTCGTGAGATCGATTTGATCCCATCCGAAGCCATCTACGACCTCCGTAGCATCGCCCAGAGGATGGTCACTGCTGGGTACTTGCGCGAGTGCATTCAGGTATATGCGACTGTCCGCAAATCCGCCATCGACGCCAGCTTCCGCCTCCTCGGCATCGAAAAGCTCAGCATCGGCGACATCCAGAGGCTGGAGTGGGATGTCCTGGAGTCCAAGATCAGGCGCTGGATACGCGCTGCAAAGGTCTGTGTTCGTATCATCTTCGCGAGCGAGAAACAACTCTGCGAGCAGATCTTCAACGGCCTCAGCCTCACCGCCGACGACGCGTGCTTCATGGAGACCGTCAAGGGTCCCGCCAGCGAGCTCTTCAACTTTGCCGACGCCATTAGCATCAGCCACCGATCACCAGAGAAGCTTTTCAAGATGCTTGACCTCTACGACGCCCTGTCCGACCTCTTGCCGGACGTCGAAGCCGTGTTCCATTCCAAGTCATCAGAGTCCGTCCTCGTCCAGGCCGTCGAGATACAATCACAGCTCGCCGAAGCCGTTAGACGGATACTGTCGGAATTCGAGAACGCCGTGCGACGCGAGACCTCCAAGACCCCGGTTCCAGGCGGGACAATTCACCCTTTGACGAGGTACGTGATGAACTATATCAATCTCATTTCTGATTACAAGCAGACCCTTCTCGACCTCATCGTGTCCGTGCCCTCGACTACCTTACGCTACTCCGATGATCCCACAACGCCGGATTTGGAGTTTCCGGAGCCAGAGAACCGATCGCCGCTGGCCCTTCATCTGCTTTGGATTATTGTGATCCTGGAATCGAATTTGGAGGGGAAGTCCAAGCTCTACAAAGATGACTCTTTGACTCATCTTTTCCTCATGAACAATGTTCATTACATTGTTCAGAAGATGAAAGGTTCGCCCGAGCTCCGAGAAATGATCGGGGATGACTACCTGAGGAAGCTAATGGGGAAATTCAGGCAAGAAGCGATGAGCTACCAGAGGTCGACATGGGTGAGGATCCTCCACAGCCTGAGAGACGAGGGGCTACATGTAAGTGGGGCCTTCTCTTCTGGGGTTTCGAAGACCGGTTTGAGGGAAAGGTTCAAGACCTTCAATGCCTTGTTTGAAGAGGCTCACCGGACTCAGGCCACATGGTTGGTACCCAATCCTCAGCTGCGTGAGGAGCTCCGCATATCCATATTGGAGAAGCTCATCCCGGCTTACCGGTCGTTTCTAGGTCGGTTCAAAAGCCATATAGAGAACGGGAAGCACCCAGAGATGTACATCAAACACTCGGTAGAGGACCTCGAGACTGCTGTCTTGAATTTCTTTGAGGGTTACCAACTTTCCCAACACCATAGGAGGAGGTGA
- the LOC122083256 gene encoding exocyst complex component EXO70A1-like isoform X1, which produces MESPDNISMEVEAAEKLIRRWDSTASKEARERKIFGGGDRQELDRYLRAVDDVQRSMESVSVSGDASPGVGGGGGDPGKVNGATQIAMAHLEDGFRNILIIHTNPFEFDSLLGSYSFSTRSSSSRTDGSSEFDIDYDYPEDNGGGGGSGRRSSSGEEELQEGEGSISNSGSRTPSYRSTRSIREIDLIPSEAIYDLRSIAQRMVTAGYLRECIQVYATVRKSAIDASFRLLGIEKLSIGDIQRLEWDVLESKIRRWIRAAKVCVRIIFASEKQLCEQIFNGLSLTADDACFMETVKGPASELFNFADAISISHRSPEKLFKMLDLYDALSDLLPDVEAVFHSKSSESVLVQAVEIQSQLAEAVRRILSEFENAVRRETSKTPVPGGTIHPLTRYVMNYINLISDYKQTLLDLIVSVPSTTLRYSDDPTTPDLEFPEPENRSPLALHLLWIIVILESNLEGKSKLYKDDSLTHLFLMNNVHYIVQKMKGSPELREMIGDDYLRKLMGKFRQEAMSYQRSTWVRILHSLRDEGLHVSGAFSSGVSKTGLRERFKTFNALFEEAHRTQATWLVPNPQLREELRISILEKLIPAYRSFLGRFKSHIENGKHPEMYIKHSVEDLETAVLNFFEGYQLSQHHRRR; this is translated from the coding sequence ATGGAATCGCCTGACAACATCTCCATGGAGGTTGAAGCAGCGGAGAAGCTCATCCGCAGGTGGGACTCCACCGCATCAAAGGAGGCCAGGGAACGAAAGATTTTCGGTGGTGGCGATCGTCAGGAACTGGACCGTTACTTGAGGGCGGTCGACGATGTTCAACGGTCCATGGAATCCGTTTCAGTATCTGGAGATGCATCTCCCGGTgttggtggtggcggtggtgacCCTGGCAAGGTCAATGGTGCCACCCAGATTGCCATGGCTCATCTTGAAGATGGATTCCGTAACATCCTCATCATCCATACCAACCCATTTGAGTTTGACTCACTCCTAGGCTCCTATTCTTTTTCAACCCGCTCGAGCAGCTCGAGAACCGACGGCTCCAGCGAATTCGATATTGATTATGACTACCCAGAAGataatggaggaggaggaggaagtggACGACGCAGCAGCAGCGGAGAAGAAGAGCTGCAAGAGGGGGAAGGAAGTATTAGCAACAGCGGGAGTCGTACTCCAAGCTACCGTTCCACTCGTAGTATTCGTGAGATCGATTTGATCCCATCCGAAGCCATCTACGACCTCCGTAGCATCGCCCAGAGGATGGTCACTGCTGGGTACTTGCGCGAGTGCATTCAGGTATATGCGACTGTCCGCAAATCCGCCATCGACGCCAGCTTCCGCCTCCTCGGCATCGAAAAGCTCAGCATCGGCGACATCCAGAGGCTGGAGTGGGATGTCCTGGAGTCCAAGATCAGGCGCTGGATACGCGCTGCAAAGGTCTGTGTTCGTATCATCTTCGCGAGCGAGAAACAACTCTGCGAGCAGATCTTCAACGGCCTCAGCCTCACCGCCGACGACGCGTGCTTCATGGAGACCGTCAAGGGTCCCGCCAGCGAGCTCTTCAACTTTGCCGACGCCATTAGCATCAGCCACCGATCACCAGAGAAGCTTTTCAAGATGCTTGACCTCTACGACGCCCTGTCCGACCTCTTGCCGGACGTCGAAGCCGTGTTCCATTCCAAGTCATCAGAGTCCGTCCTCGTCCAGGCCGTCGAGATACAATCACAGCTCGCCGAAGCCGTTAGACGGATACTGTCGGAATTCGAGAACGCCGTGCGACGCGAGACCTCCAAGACCCCGGTTCCAGGCGGGACAATTCACCCTTTGACGAGGTACGTGATGAACTATATCAATCTCATTTCTGATTACAAGCAGACCCTTCTCGACCTCATCGTGTCCGTGCCCTCGACTACCTTACGCTACTCCGATGATCCCACAACGCCGGATTTGGAGTTTCCGGAGCCAGAGAACCGATCGCCGCTGGCCCTTCATCTGCTTTGGATTATTGTGATCCTGGAATCGAATTTGGAGGGGAAGTCCAAGCTCTACAAAGATGACTCTTTGACTCATCTTTTCCTCATGAACAATGTTCATTACATTGTTCAGAAGATGAAAGGTTCGCCCGAGCTCCGAGAAATGATCGGGGATGACTACCTGAGGAAGCTAATGGGGAAATTCAGGCAAGAAGCGATGAGCTACCAGAGGTCGACATGGGTGAGGATCCTCCACAGCCTGAGAGACGAGGGGCTACATGTAAGTGGGGCCTTCTCTTCTGGGGTTTCGAAGACCGGTTTGAGGGAAAGGTTCAAGACCTTCAATGCCTTGTTTGAAGAGGCTCACCGGACTCAGGCCACATGGTTGGTACCCAATCCTCAGCTGCGTGAGGAGCTCCGCATATCCATATTGGAGAAGCTCATCCCGGCTTACCGGTCGTTTCTAGGTCGGTTCAAAAGCCATATAGAGAACGGGAAGCACCCAGAGATGTACATCAAACACTCGGTAGAGGACCTCGAGACTGCTGTCTTGAATTTCTTTGAGGGTTACCAACTTTCCCAACACCATAGGAGGAGGTGA